The following coding sequences are from one Leptolyngbya sp. NIES-3755 window:
- a CDS encoding hypothetical protein (similar to AA sequence:cyanobase_aa:AM1_1882): protein MKPNYDEMTTAQLRTYILKHRDDLDAMEAFFARRSPDAEATWFEPPQTVEEWQQQMEQLRPILERGEQS from the coding sequence ATGAAACCGAACTATGACGAAATGACCACGGCACAACTGCGAACCTACATCCTCAAGCACCGAGACGACCTCGACGCAATGGAAGCATTCTTCGCTCGGCGCAGTCCCGATGCCGAAGCAACCTGGTTTGAACCTCCTCAAACCGTCGAAGAATGGCAGCAACAGATGGAACAGTTGCGACCCATCTTAGAACGTGGAGAACAATCCTGA
- a CDS encoding hypothetical protein (similar to AA sequence:cyanobase_aa:Cyan7425_0290) — protein MTLDKHLIDGIPPITTKVMSAPDFDALLIQAGYSKIGTAPAQGNRIKTWWSHPEYARVEVIYSPDGAIAITAYHVT, from the coding sequence ATGACCCTCGATAAGCATCTGATTGATGGAATTCCGCCAATTACAACAAAAGTAATGTCTGCCCCAGATTTTGATGCGCTCCTCATTCAAGCAGGGTACAGCAAAATTGGCACCGCGCCCGCACAGGGCAATCGAATTAAAACTTGGTGGAGCCATCCAGAGTACGCCAGAGTTGAAGTCATTTACAGCCCCGATGGAGCGATCGCAATCACCGCATATCATGTGACCTAA
- a CDS encoding hypothetical protein (similar to AA sequence:cyanobase_aa:gsl3900), protein MQIQQEDEMQPIQTKPFADPSLSAIAYSMDALIPGFYFWCGFIKLRIGGSPAEPNYPGTLHRAIGIAIVLPGYRIYSTYRDSYDPR, encoded by the coding sequence ATGCAAATTCAGCAAGAAGACGAGATGCAACCGATTCAAACCAAACCATTTGCTGACCCTAGTTTGAGCGCGATAGCTTACAGCATGGATGCCCTCATTCCAGGATTCTATTTTTGGTGCGGATTCATCAAACTTCGCATCGGCGGCAGCCCTGCTGAACCAAACTATCCCGGCACATTACATCGTGCGATTGGAATTGCGATCGTCCTTCCCGGCTACCGAATTTACAGCACTTATCGAGACAGCTATGACCCTCGATAA
- a CDS encoding kinesin light chain (similar to AA sequence:cyanobase_aa:LBDG_23980): MNAALKKDFFISYNRHDRAWAEWIAATLEKAGYSTIIQAWDFRPGGNFVLDMHDAIDQTKRTIAVLSPNYLQSEFTQPEWAAAFVQDPRGKNRTLIPVRVEACELTGLLRAIVYVDLVGIPESEAEKLLLQAVSDARTKPLQPSEFPQLGTPANLPIENKLFVGREQALEELHEKVRSGELTAISSIKGMGGIGKTELALQYALKHLKSQDYPGGVCWLRAREDIGLQIVQFAREKLGVMPPDDRELMAQVEWCWTNWQKAATLLVFDDVQAYDDIKPFLPKHRDQFRVLLTTRKYLDGSVRNYEIQVLSEAASLELLRRSVTDGRIDQELETAKQVCEWLGYLPLGLELVGRYLARKKGCSVAKLWERLQEQRLAAKALLETEPGMTATLNVTAAFELSWQELNEDAQRLAAFLSLFALADIPWRLVQECFPETDEEDLEDLRDAQLVNLSLLSFEGGENYQLHQLLREFFGVKRSQMPEDEEMKRSFCRVVVRRSRDIFDLPNHKQIEQIAPSIPHIIEVAKNLETFLDNENALTPFARLAWFYEAKTAYIDAAFWHNRGLEVVKRRHIESHIDIATASHNLARIHHVQAKFDVVEDLLIDAVKIYKQCLGIAHPGVAPSLVELAELYHDQGRYLKAELCLSEAKEIYQTQIGDDCAEMASILNNLACLFKSLGRYQEAKEALLKALTISERYWGENHPYVARSLNNLAGIYELRGCYSEAESCYSRSLKIDQSYHGMEHPSIATSLNNLAGLRLLQEQYKEAKQLYLEALRLSCKLLGESHPKTLKVWQNIQALISTVIRKDRINELF, encoded by the coding sequence ATGAATGCTGCATTGAAGAAGGATTTTTTTATCAGCTACAATCGCCACGATCGAGCTTGGGCAGAGTGGATCGCAGCCACATTAGAGAAAGCGGGATATTCAACCATTATTCAAGCCTGGGATTTCCGTCCAGGTGGAAATTTCGTTCTGGATATGCACGATGCGATCGACCAGACGAAAAGAACGATCGCGGTTTTATCTCCAAACTATCTTCAATCAGAGTTCACTCAACCCGAATGGGCAGCCGCCTTTGTCCAAGATCCACGCGGGAAGAATCGCACACTCATTCCGGTGCGCGTCGAAGCTTGTGAACTCACAGGATTGTTACGAGCGATCGTCTATGTCGATCTCGTGGGAATTCCAGAGTCAGAAGCAGAGAAATTATTGCTGCAAGCGGTTTCAGATGCGAGAACGAAACCGCTTCAGCCATCGGAATTTCCTCAGTTAGGAACTCCAGCGAATTTACCGATCGAGAATAAGCTGTTTGTGGGTCGAGAGCAGGCACTTGAGGAGTTGCATGAGAAAGTGCGATCGGGAGAACTGACTGCAATTTCGTCGATTAAGGGAATGGGCGGAATTGGCAAGACAGAATTAGCGTTGCAATATGCGCTAAAACATCTGAAGTCGCAGGATTATCCGGGTGGGGTATGCTGGCTGCGGGCGCGAGAGGATATTGGATTGCAGATTGTTCAGTTTGCGCGGGAAAAGTTGGGGGTGATGCCGCCAGACGATCGAGAGTTGATGGCTCAGGTGGAATGGTGCTGGACAAATTGGCAGAAGGCAGCAACCTTACTCGTGTTCGATGATGTGCAAGCCTATGACGATATCAAACCTTTCTTACCGAAGCATCGCGATCAGTTTCGAGTACTGCTGACAACGCGCAAATATTTAGATGGGTCGGTGAGAAATTATGAAATTCAGGTCTTGAGTGAGGCGGCATCGCTGGAATTGTTGCGACGATCGGTGACGGATGGACGGATTGATCAGGAGTTGGAGACAGCAAAGCAGGTTTGTGAGTGGTTGGGCTATTTGCCGCTGGGATTGGAGCTAGTCGGGCGGTATTTGGCGCGGAAAAAGGGATGCTCGGTTGCGAAACTGTGGGAGCGATTGCAGGAGCAACGGTTAGCGGCTAAGGCATTGCTTGAAACTGAACCGGGAATGACTGCAACGCTGAATGTCACCGCAGCGTTTGAATTGAGTTGGCAGGAATTGAATGAAGACGCGCAACGGTTAGCGGCATTTTTGAGTTTGTTTGCTTTGGCTGATATTCCGTGGAGATTGGTGCAGGAATGTTTCCCGGAGACAGATGAGGAAGACTTGGAAGATCTGCGGGATGCACAGTTAGTAAATTTGAGTTTGTTGAGTTTTGAGGGTGGAGAGAATTATCAATTGCATCAACTGTTGCGGGAATTTTTTGGGGTGAAGCGATCGCAGATGCCAGAGGATGAGGAAATGAAGCGATCGTTTTGTCGAGTGGTAGTACGAAGGTCAAGAGACATCTTTGACTTGCCTAATCATAAACAGATTGAGCAAATAGCACCTTCTATCCCCCACATTATTGAGGTCGCTAAAAATCTAGAAACATTTCTGGATAATGAGAATGCTCTAACACCTTTTGCACGACTAGCCTGGTTCTACGAAGCAAAAACAGCTTACATAGATGCGGCATTCTGGCATAACCGAGGTTTAGAAGTGGTCAAAAGGAGACATATTGAGAGCCATATTGATATAGCAACCGCTTCTCATAATCTGGCAAGAATTCACCATGTACAAGCAAAATTCGATGTTGTGGAAGATTTATTAATAGATGCAGTAAAAATTTACAAGCAGTGCTTAGGCATCGCTCATCCTGGGGTTGCACCTTCCCTTGTAGAGTTAGCTGAACTTTACCATGATCAAGGGCGTTACTTGAAAGCGGAATTATGCCTTTCTGAAGCAAAAGAGATATATCAAACCCAGATTGGGGATGATTGCGCGGAAATGGCAAGTATCCTGAATAATCTAGCGTGTCTCTTTAAGTCATTAGGACGATATCAAGAAGCGAAAGAGGCGCTTCTGAAAGCATTGACAATTTCAGAGCGCTATTGGGGTGAAAATCATCCGTACGTTGCACGAAGTTTGAACAACTTAGCAGGGATTTATGAACTTCGCGGATGTTATTCTGAAGCAGAATCTTGTTACAGTCGTTCGCTCAAGATTGATCAAAGCTATCATGGGATGGAACACCCGAGTATAGCAACCTCTCTAAACAATTTAGCAGGGCTGAGGCTTTTACAAGAACAATATAAAGAAGCAAAGCAACTATATCTTGAAGCACTTAGGCTATCGTGCAAGTTGTTAGGTGAAAGCCATCCTAAGACACTAAAAGTATGGCAAAACATTCAAGCACTTATTTCAACGGTTATTCGTAAGGATCGAATAAATGAACTGTTTTAG
- a CDS encoding acyl-lipid desaturase delta 9 (similar to AA sequence:cyanobase_aa:LBDG_42500), protein MTIATSEKLKIDYPTLAFMVAIHIGALFAFLPGNFSWSAVGLAIFLHWLTGGLGITLGWHRLMSHRSFQVPKWLEYTLVFFGSLAMQGGPIWWIGLHRHHHLYSDKPNDHHDSTKGFWWSHMEWMLRDVPAENEIPKFTKDIADDKFYQFLENYFALLQIALGVLLYAIGGWSFVTWGIFVRLVLVYHCTWLVNSATHKFGYRTYDSDDNSTNCWWVAVLVYGEGWHNNHHTYQYSARHGLKWWEIDMTWMTIRLLQALGLATKVKLAEDKA, encoded by the coding sequence ATGACTATCGCAACTTCCGAAAAACTGAAAATAGACTATCCCACGCTCGCCTTTATGGTGGCAATTCACATTGGCGCACTGTTCGCCTTTTTGCCTGGAAACTTTAGCTGGAGCGCTGTTGGACTTGCCATCTTTCTTCACTGGCTCACCGGGGGGCTAGGGATCACTTTGGGATGGCATCGTCTCATGAGTCATCGCAGCTTCCAAGTTCCCAAATGGCTCGAATACACCCTCGTATTCTTTGGCTCTTTGGCAATGCAGGGCGGTCCGATCTGGTGGATTGGGTTACATCGCCATCATCATCTTTATTCTGACAAACCCAACGATCACCACGATTCGACTAAAGGCTTCTGGTGGAGCCACATGGAATGGATGCTGCGGGATGTCCCCGCCGAAAATGAAATTCCTAAGTTCACCAAAGATATTGCTGACGATAAGTTCTATCAGTTTTTAGAAAACTACTTTGCGCTGCTCCAAATCGCATTGGGTGTGTTGCTTTATGCGATCGGCGGTTGGTCTTTTGTCACCTGGGGCATTTTCGTTCGCTTGGTGTTGGTGTATCACTGCACCTGGTTGGTGAATAGTGCAACGCATAAATTTGGCTATCGCACCTATGATTCAGATGACAATTCCACAAATTGCTGGTGGGTGGCGGTCTTGGTGTATGGCGAAGGCTGGCACAACAATCACCATACGTATCAATACTCTGCCCGTCATGGTTTGAAGTGGTGGGAAATTGATATGACCTGGATGACGATTCGTTTGCTGCAAGCGTTAGGACTGGCAACGAAGGTGAAATTGGCAGAAGACAAAGCTTAG
- a CDS encoding aluminum resistance family protein (similar to AA sequence:cyanobase_aa:LBDG_42510), with product MNGSILVKEAEKALSEIFSGIDAKVKKNLHKVLSAYRSHRVGVHHFAAVSGYGHDDLGREVLDRVFAEVMEAEAAIVRVQFVSGTHAIASALYGVLRPGDEMLCVAGAPYDTLEEVIGLRGENQGSLKDLGVSYRQLELTPEGLIDWHTLRTAIRPETKLVSIQRSCGYSWRPSLSIVEIEKIIAIVKEQNPNTVCFVDNCYGEFVEDREPTAVGADLIAGSLIKNLGGTIVTTGGYVAGRADLVEMAACRLTAPGIGSSGGATFDQNRLLFQGLFLAPQMVGEAKKGNHLTAYVFDKLGYPVNPAPFAPRRDVIQAIKLGSPEKIIAFCRSIQQNSPIGSYLDPVPSGMPGYESELVMAGGTFIDGSTSEFSADGPLREPYVVFCQGGTHWTHVAIALEAAIEAIQQKTPNRSQG from the coding sequence ATGAACGGCTCGATTCTGGTAAAAGAAGCGGAAAAAGCACTATCTGAGATCTTTTCTGGTATTGACGCAAAGGTCAAGAAAAATTTACATAAGGTGCTGAGCGCATATCGCAGTCATCGAGTGGGCGTTCATCATTTTGCGGCTGTGTCTGGCTATGGTCATGATGATTTGGGTAGAGAAGTGCTCGATCGAGTATTCGCAGAAGTGATGGAAGCCGAAGCCGCGATCGTGCGAGTCCAATTCGTTTCTGGCACTCATGCGATCGCGTCTGCACTTTATGGGGTTCTCCGTCCTGGGGATGAGATGCTTTGTGTGGCAGGTGCGCCGTATGACACGTTAGAGGAAGTGATCGGATTACGAGGTGAGAATCAAGGATCGCTCAAAGATTTGGGTGTGTCTTATCGACAGTTGGAATTGACCCCGGAAGGTTTGATTGATTGGCATACGCTGAGAACGGCGATTCGACCAGAGACGAAATTAGTATCGATTCAGCGATCGTGTGGTTATTCTTGGCGACCAAGTTTATCGATCGTGGAAATTGAGAAAATTATTGCGATCGTTAAAGAACAAAATCCGAATACGGTTTGCTTTGTCGATAACTGTTATGGCGAATTTGTCGAAGATCGTGAACCGACTGCGGTAGGAGCCGATTTGATTGCCGGATCATTGATTAAAAATCTTGGAGGCACGATCGTCACTACTGGCGGATATGTCGCAGGTCGAGCCGATTTGGTGGAAATGGCGGCTTGTCGGTTAACGGCTCCAGGGATTGGCAGTTCTGGGGGTGCAACGTTTGATCAAAATCGGCTTTTATTTCAAGGATTGTTTCTCGCGCCGCAGATGGTCGGAGAAGCGAAGAAAGGGAATCATCTTACGGCTTATGTGTTTGATAAATTGGGCTATCCAGTAAATCCTGCGCCATTTGCACCGAGACGTGATGTGATTCAGGCGATCAAACTCGGCTCACCAGAGAAGATTATTGCGTTTTGTCGATCGATTCAGCAAAATTCCCCGATCGGGTCTTATCTCGATCCGGTTCCATCTGGAATGCCGGGATATGAAAGCGAATTGGTGATGGCGGGCGGAACGTTTATCGATGGCAGCACTTCGGAATTTTCGGCGGATGGACCTTTGAGAGAACCGTATGTTGTGTTTTGCCAAGGAGGAACGCACTGGACGCATGTTGCGATCGCACTTGAAGCCGCGATCGAAGCGATTCAACAAAAAACCCCCAACCGAAGTCAGGGGTAA